Part of the Rhodococcus sp. OK302 genome is shown below.
GTCGAAGGCAGCAAAATCAAGAAGGGCGCTAACGAGCCCGACTCGATCAGCCTGACTCGAAACGTGGATATCCTGGCCGGACTCGTCGAATCTCGTCGCGCCGGTGATCTCGATGAGCACACCGTCATCGTCGGATTTGCTGCGGAGACCGGTGACGCTCATGGCGATGTCCTGGATTACGCCCGTTCCAAGCTTGCTCGCAAGGGCTGCGATCTCCTCGTGGTCAACGCGGTGGGTGAGGGCAAGGCTTTCGAGGTCGACCACAACGATGGTTGGCTTCTGGGTTCGGATGGATCCGAATCAGCCCTCGAACATGGTTCCAAGGCTTTGATGGCCAGCCGAGTTCTGGACGCATTGGTGACGTTGTTCCCTTAAGCGTGAGACCTATCACACCCAATTCGGGTGAGCATAAGGGTGTTGCGTTGATTGTGCGGCGACTATGGTCGGCGCAGTTATACATAAGTACGGCAAAACGGCCACCGACGGTGGTCCGAATATTTCCATAAGCTGTAGTCAAAAGAACTCAGGCGTCGAGAGGGAGATCTGTGAGCAAGTCCGGCAGTCGGCTATTCACCAGCGAGTCCGTGACCGAGGGGCACCCGGACAAGATCTGTGACGCGATCAGCGACTCCATTCTCGACGCGATCCTGACGCAGGATCCGCGTGCTCGCGTCGCCGTGGAAACTCTGGTCACCACCGGCCAGGTGCACGTCGCCGGCGAGGTCACGACCACCGCCTACGCCGACATTCCCAAGATTGTCCGCGATACGGTCCTCGAGATCGGTTACGACAGCTCGGCCAAGGGATTCGACGGCAACTCCTGCGGTGTCAACGTCGCGATCGGTGCGCAGTCCCCGGAAATCGCTCAGGGCGTTGACCATTCGCACGAGGCTCGTGTCGACGGAACGCTCGACGACGAGATCGATCGTCAGGGCGCCGGCGATCAGGGCCTGATGTTCGGTTACGCCACCACCGATACTCCGGAACTGATGCCGCTCCCCATCGCGATGGCGCATCGATTGGCCCGTCGCCTCACCGAGGTTCGCAAGACCGGCATCCTGCCGTACCTGCGTCCCGACGGCAAGACCCAGGTCACCATCGAATACGACGGTGACAAGCCGGTTCGCCTCGACACCGTCGTCATCTCGACGCAGCACGCTGCCGACATCGATCTCGACAATCTGCTGACCCCAGATCTTCGCGAGAAGGTACTCAACTCGGTTCTCGCCGACGTGAACCTCGCGAACCTGGACACCACCGACGTGCGCCTGCTGGTCAACCCGACCGGCAAGTTCGTCCTCGGTGGACCGATGGGTGACGCCGGTCTGACCGGCCGCAAGATCATCGTCGACACCTACGGCGGAATGGCTCGCCACGGCGGCGGCGCATTCTCCGGCAAGGACCCGTCCAAGGTGGATCGAAGTGCCGCCTACGCCATGCGCTGGGTTGCCAAGAACGCAGTTGCTGCCGGCCTCGCCGACCGCATCGAAGTTCAGGTCGCCTACGCTATCGGCAAGGCCGCTCCGGTTGGTCTGTTCGTCGAGACGTTCGGCACCGAGAAGACCGATCCGGCTCGCATTCAGCAGGCCATCACCGAGGTCTTCGACCTGCGTCCGGGAGCGATCATTCGCGATCTCGATCTGCTGCGTCCGATCTACGCGAAGACCGCTGCGTACGGCCACTTCGGTCGCACCGATATCGATCTCCCGTGGGAGAGCACGGATCGTGCAGACAAGCTGCGTAGCGCAGCCGGTCTCTGATTGCTCAGTGATATAGCGGGGTGGACATAGCGGGGTGGGCGCGGAAAGAGTAGCGGCAGAGGTTGATCCGGTTGCCCGGGTTCTACCGATGCTTCCCCTCGCTCACCTCGATCGGGAGTTCGACTATCTCGTTCCCCGTGAACTCGAAGCGGATGCGCAACCCGGTGTACGGGTGCGCATCCGCTTTGCTGGTCGTCTGGTCGACGGCTTCATTGTTTCCCGTGAGGCGACCAGCGACCATCAGGGCAAGTTCGGCTGGCTCGAGCGTGTCATCTCCGCCGAGCGCGTACTCACCGCCGAGATAGCGCAGTTGGTCGATCGTGTCGCCGAGCGTTATGCCGGGACGCGTGCCGATGTCCTGCGATTGGCCGTGCCCCCTCGCCATGCAAAAGTTGAAGCTGAGCCCTGGGAGCCGTGCGGTGACATCGCGGCGCCCACCCTGGACGAACGAGGCTGGCACCTCTATCAACACGGCGAAGCGTTTGTCACCGCCGTCCGTGAATTTCGCGCTCCGCGTGCGGTGTGGCAGGCATTACCTGGCGAAGACTGGCCGATGCGTCTCGCCGAACTCGCGGGATCTGTTGCAGCCGTAGGGAAGAGCGCTGTCATCGTTGTCCCCGATCAGCGCGATATCGATCGGGTGCTTGCGGCCTGTGAGGCCGTGTCCGGCGCTGAAGCGGTAGTGGGACTGTCAGCAGGCTTGGGCCCGGCCATGCGCTATCGACGGTGGTTGGCGGCGCTCCGCGGAAGTGCGCGCATCGTGGTCGGCACTCGAAGTTCCGTTTTTGCGCCGACGCCCGACACTGGACTCGTAGTGGTGTGGGACGACGGCGACGACAACTTGGCGGAGCCGCGCTCGCCCTATCCGCATGCCCGCGAATCCGCAGTTTTGCGAGGCCATGTCGCTGGATGTGCCGTGGTGATCGGCGGTTTTTCACGGACCGCGGAATCCCAGGCGCTCGTCGATTCCGGTTGGGCTCATGATTTGGTGGCAGCCCGCGACGTCGTCCGGCATTGCTCGCCCAAGATCACCGCGTTGGCAGATAGCGATCAGGCCTTGGCCCGCGATCCCGGTGCCCGGGCGGCACGCTTGCCGGCCATTGCTTTTGCCGCGGCACGACGCGCATTGCGCGAAGGCCACGGCGTGTTGGTTCAGGTGCCGCGTCGCGGTTACGTGCCGACGCTTGCATGCGGGAAATGTCGGGCACCGGCGCGCTGCCGACGATGCAACGGGCCCTTGGCATTACCGTCCGCTGCCGGTCCGGACGGTGCCGGAATTCCCGAGTGCCGGTGGTGCGGCGTCGCCGATGCGGCGTACCGGTGTCATGCCTGTGGTGCGAAGGCGTTGCGGGCGGTTGTCGTTGGCGCAGGTCGTACCGCCGAGGAACTCGGCCGGGCGTTCCCCGGAGTGAAGGTTGTGTTGTCCGGTGGCGGCGATGTGGTCAAGGAAGTTCCCCAAGGTCCCGCTTTGGTGGTTTCGACCGTCGGCGCAGAACCGGTGATGACTGGAGGTTATGGCGCGGCTCTGTTGCTCGACGGCTGGGCGTTGCTCGGCCGCGCTGATCTGCGAGCCGAAGAAGAGACGCTGAGGCGGTGGATGTCGGCCGCGGCCTTGGTGATTCCGCTGTCCGAAGGCGGCGAAGTGGTGGTGGTCGCGGATTCGGGAATCCCGACGGTTCAGGCGTTGGTGCGCTGGGATCCGATCGGTCACGCCCGCAATCAGTTCGACGAACGTGAAGAGGTCGGGTTTCCGCCGGCTGTACACCTGGCGGCCATTGACGGTGGCAGCGCAGCGATTGCGGAGTTGGTGGCGTCGGCGGAATTGCCGAGCAGCGCTGTACTTCTCGGTCCGGTGGAATTGCCGGCGGGGGAGCGGCTTCCGTACTCGGGCGAAGATGAAGCCGGAGTGGCGCCGGAGCGGATGCTGATTCGGGTACCGCGTAAGGACGGGCGTGCGTTGGCTGATGCGCTCGCTCACGCACGTGCAGCTCGGAGTGCGCGGAAGTCCTCGGGTCCGGTGCGGATACAGATCGATCCGCGTCGAATCGGTTGATTGCCAGAGCTCACTCGTCGAGGGCGCCGGTGAAGAAGTCGACGAGTGAGAATGGTGCTCGGTCACCGAGGCAGAGATCCAGGATGACGTGTGCGTCTTCGGCTTCCGACGCGCTGCGCGGGAACAACGCCTGTTCATAGGCGGCGAGTGCCACCTCGATGTCGTTGGGATGTGCGGCAATCGCTTTCCCCAGTTCAGCGCCGTCGAACATCGCCAAGTTCGCGCCCTCGCCGGACGGCGCCATCAGGTGCGCCGCATCACCGAGGAGTGTCACGCCGGGAATTCGATCCCAGCGATGGTTGTCCGGAAGCGCGTAGATCGCGCGGGGAACCGGTGGGGTGTCGGCATCGGCGATAAGCGCGATGAGTTCTGGTGCCCACCCGTCGAACTCGGCCGCAATTCGAGTACGTGCCGCGGCGGCGTCGGTGAAGTTGATTCCGGCGATCCACTCGGCGGAGCGGTTCAGTTGGACGTAGGTGTGAACGATGCCGCCTGCTTCGCGGTGCGCGGTGATGCCTTTTCCGGGAGTGAGTGCGTACATTGCACCGTCGCCGACAGCTTTGGCCGTCGCGGCGTGCCGCTCATCCGCGTCGTGCAGATAGGTCTCGATGAATACGGTGCCGACGTAGTCGGGCTTGGCGCCGGAGAGCAGCGGGCGGATCTTCGACCACGCGCCGTCGGCACCGACAAGAATGCTGGTCGATACGGTCGATCCGTCGGCGAAGGTCAGCTCGTGTCGTCCGTCGCCGAGGGGACTGGCGCCCGTGACTTTGTGTCCCCACTGGATCGTCTCGTCGGGCAATGAGTCGAGCAGGATCCGACGTAGGTCTCCACGGAGCACCTCGGGTCGCGCGCCCGTGCCGTCGTCGGGTTCGTCGAGCAGCATCGTGCCGTGCTGGTCGAGTATGCGCGAAGCCGCGCCGTCCTCGT
Proteins encoded:
- the metK gene encoding methionine adenosyltransferase, which produces MSKSGSRLFTSESVTEGHPDKICDAISDSILDAILTQDPRARVAVETLVTTGQVHVAGEVTTTAYADIPKIVRDTVLEIGYDSSAKGFDGNSCGVNVAIGAQSPEIAQGVDHSHEARVDGTLDDEIDRQGAGDQGLMFGYATTDTPELMPLPIAMAHRLARRLTEVRKTGILPYLRPDGKTQVTIEYDGDKPVRLDTVVISTQHAADIDLDNLLTPDLREKVLNSVLADVNLANLDTTDVRLLVNPTGKFVLGGPMGDAGLTGRKIIVDTYGGMARHGGGAFSGKDPSKVDRSAAYAMRWVAKNAVAAGLADRIEVQVAYAIGKAAPVGLFVETFGTEKTDPARIQQAITEVFDLRPGAIIRDLDLLRPIYAKTAAYGHFGRTDIDLPWESTDRADKLRSAAGL
- a CDS encoding primosomal protein N', with amino-acid sequence MGAERVAAEVDPVARVLPMLPLAHLDREFDYLVPRELEADAQPGVRVRIRFAGRLVDGFIVSREATSDHQGKFGWLERVISAERVLTAEIAQLVDRVAERYAGTRADVLRLAVPPRHAKVEAEPWEPCGDIAAPTLDERGWHLYQHGEAFVTAVREFRAPRAVWQALPGEDWPMRLAELAGSVAAVGKSAVIVVPDQRDIDRVLAACEAVSGAEAVVGLSAGLGPAMRYRRWLAALRGSARIVVGTRSSVFAPTPDTGLVVVWDDGDDNLAEPRSPYPHARESAVLRGHVAGCAVVIGGFSRTAESQALVDSGWAHDLVAARDVVRHCSPKITALADSDQALARDPGARAARLPAIAFAAARRALREGHGVLVQVPRRGYVPTLACGKCRAPARCRRCNGPLALPSAAGPDGAGIPECRWCGVADAAYRCHACGAKALRAVVVGAGRTAEELGRAFPGVKVVLSGGGDVVKEVPQGPALVVSTVGAEPVMTGGYGAALLLDGWALLGRADLRAEEETLRRWMSAAALVIPLSEGGEVVVVADSGIPTVQALVRWDPIGHARNQFDEREEVGFPPAVHLAAIDGGSAAIAELVASAELPSSAVLLGPVELPAGERLPYSGEDEAGVAPERMLIRVPRKDGRALADALAHARAARSARKSSGPVRIQIDPRRIG
- a CDS encoding FAD-dependent oxidoreductase, whose amino-acid sequence is MTTPVTIIGGGLGGLTLARVLHVHGIPATIYEAEPSAEARTQGGQLDIHEHNGQLALEAADLTDEFRAIIHEDGAASRILDQHGTMLLDEPDDGTGARPEVLRGDLRRILLDSLPDETIQWGHKVTGASPLGDGRHELTFADGSTVSTSILVGADGAWSKIRPLLSGAKPDYVGTVFIETYLHDADERHAATAKAVGDGAMYALTPGKGITAHREAGGIVHTYVQLNRSAEWIAGINFTDAAAARTRIAAEFDGWAPELIALIADADTPPVPRAIYALPDNHRWDRIPGVTLLGDAAHLMAPSGEGANLAMFDGAELGKAIAAHPNDIEVALAAYEQALFPRSASEAEDAHVILDLCLGDRAPFSLVDFFTGALDE